In the genome of Neodiprion fabricii isolate iyNeoFabr1 chromosome 4, iyNeoFabr1.1, whole genome shotgun sequence, the window ATCGAACAGTAGTTCATTACGTCTCATGCAGAACAATAGTACATGATTGTTTTAATTtgcttattattttttttttttcgtccgcTTCTCCCCTCCCCAGTCTTCGTTCGATCTTGTTAATTTTCCACCGGTAGATTAAATGCATGCGTAATTGCAAATAGCATGACAATTATACCGATGAcgttggtttgaaaaaaaatgtggaaacaCAATGACTACTGGTTGTTTATAGGTAACCAAAATAATCGGATAGCGagattcgaataattttcgatCAAGATAAAGATGTACAATCTTACCGTCATGAGTATAACGTGGTACCAAAAAGTCCTTGCAGATATTTGCACCAGACGTCGATGCTTCCTGACcagtaatgaaatgaaatgactCCAACCCAATTCAGGGATCGTGCCGACCGTACTGTAATAATAAACATTGAAGTTAGTAGCGTTGACTTATTGTtaacgaaacgttgaaaaaaattcaccgccTGGCAATTTTAGTGTGATGCCAAAGCAGCTGAATTTCTGAAGTACACGTCACTATCTTTTGCTTCGTTAGGGAGCTTACTCAATTTCAGACGATTCTTTAATTCtaaaataacggtttttttcgaaaatacatCATTAGACGGATGTTACGAACGTCAACCTTATCAATAGTATATACCAAACCTGCTTCAAAAACGTTATTTCCGTGTCATTCATACGATTGAGCACATGTTGGTATGACAtatgatttaaatattttccccGTATATTAATCGGGGATAAACATGTAGGTTCAACTGTACGATTGACGTCAGTATAGACTGCACGAATCCTCGTCACTCGCTCCGATGATGTTGATTGCATGCTTTGCCTACACTTACATAATCTACCCGTATTTAAAACGAGTTATGTTAATCACGAATAAAATGTACTTGATTAGTAACCCATTAATGCTGACGCGCAACATGGTCATTGTGTGTTTTGCCAACTTTCCGGTCTACACTTATCCTTAGAATCCATGAGCTGTGGAAGTCCAAATAAGTACAATGTATAATTGACACCAAGGTGGCCAATAGGGCGCATATGGAATGTCCTCGGAAATGACAAAGCAGAAGTAGAATTTCTCTGGATGACATTAAATGATAGCCCGCACAGATCACCCTATTCATTATATCAGTATAGGTTCAATAAGCACTCAGCTTTGACTGCTGTATTGCGCTATTAACGTCAAGATTACATATGCGTTAATCATCAAGCTTAATgcgatttttacgattttctttGATATTTACAGGTGATTGTAATTTTCTTCGTATTTCTTTAACCTTGTACACCATTTTTTAACCtgttattttctctttcgatTTGTTAACACATTCCCATACATACGACATTCAGATTGTTACGTTATTGTATAGCGAAAACATGGAATACAGAGAGATAGCTCAAGTGCTCAAAATTATTGAGGAACAAAGATAAATATGCAAATTTTATCACGAGACCCTCCAATTGTGGCTCAACCACAGTCTGCGAttgttacaaaaatctgtGAAGTAAAATTGATGGTTTCGTAACAATTCTGTATCTTAAGGCCGCATTATTTTAGAAGTTTCAAGTCCGGCCTCCATTTTCAATGTTATAAATCTCTCCGAATGAATAGGTATCGTACATCTGATTTGGTTGATTGGTAAGATCACCCAGATAATCAACATAAATATCTTCTCCTTGAAATCTATACgtaatcaaattcaaattccatGGACAACCTCGTGCCAAGTATAAATATCGAAATGAATTTGGTAAACATTTCGGATCAACTTGTATTCGACTAATTTACTGAATAACGTAGCAACATTGAAATCAGCTAAAGCTACGCGTAATTGGGAAGGCTAAACGCAATTAGGGCATGCAGTTTGCGCAGATTTACCACACATCGTGCGCGTGACAAGAAATTACAATTAGCACAAGTTATCGAAGACAGAGTGTCAGGCGCGGAGGAGAGACGATTATGCCTTGGACTTTGGAAACTTTGTATACGGACAAGTGAAAATTATACCGCGCACCGACAATATTTGGTATGGGAAgtagaagagagagaaaaaagaaataaataaaaaataatcgcaaGCAATCCGACTGCACGCGAATAACCTCGGTCAAACTTTCGCCGCGAGGCGTCGATTGCTTAGTAAAATctttccatttatttttttttggcatatctttctctttcttcctttcgttctaacaaatttatttccgaacaagaatttttccaaattcagAATCGATAGGTGCATCTAATTGGCGCGTCGCTGGTGTGTCACATTCATCTAACGCCCACCAATCGGAAAAGAGGTGGCGTTTTGCTTTTAAGCGGGAGCACCTGAAGTTCACGATCAACTTTCACTCCTTGCGGTGTTTCACGTCGGCAAGTACGAAGCTCCTCGCAACAGTCGATATCTATTGTGTAGTTTTATACATACAGCCTCGCACGGCTATAGGCAATTGAGTTTTAAACCCGGAGCCGCCGAGGCTAGACTACGCGGAGCGCCCGTCCAACACACGCGAGTTGAAAAAGTATTCGacttcttttttaattttcaaatcattccCACATCTCCGGTATTCGCTctgcgttttttttattcacatttcaCCTCGGTgaggaagaataaaattttattacgagtaACGTGTCAAGTGTGGAAAAAGGTTCGGTGTTTTCATTCTGGTTTCTGTTCCCATCCGCTGGCACGTTTTGTGCATCTTGTACATACAGTGACGTAGAGGGGGcgtaaaacataaaaaaagcGGAATATTTATGACagggaaaaataaagataCTGCGATACTGACAGCATTACCGGAAAATCTATTCGTAACATTTGGTCATCATTGTTCTCAGAATTTCGATCGCGTTATAGTAAGGTGAAAAGAACGCGACACAaggaaagaataattaataaccGCTCGGCACTTGTCCCGAAGATAATTCAAGGAAACGAAACAGGTACAGGATAATTATCGATACAAGCAACTACCGAATTTTGCAATGACGAATTGACTCCATCTTCTGGCTAATAGACGCGGGTCGATAAGTTTTTTTCCCATCAGCAAGTATGTAAGTAAATATTAATCGTCAGCGTGTAAGATTATCCGTCAATTCGAAATTGAAGATCACGTGAGCGGATGCTTCGCAGTAAATCTTGTCAAAATCGATCCGGAAGTATCTCGGCAAACACACCGCGAGGTCTGCAATCGGTTGATATTTATGATGTGATTATCAGAGTAACGCGACCCTCGACAAGTGGTCACATTGTGTTTTAGACATTCGCGTTTCGGCCCCGCATGATCGACCAAATCGCGCAGTACGTTATACGATTTAGATTGTAATATATGGCGCAGAAGTCGTTTCGACATTCGATCATGCGACGAATCGTAATCAGGAACGGTCGTGTCGTCTCCAATGGGCCAAGAAAACTTACCCAACTCATGATGCGATTCGGTACGCTTCGCTTCGACATGTGTCACATGGACAGTAAGAGTAGACGATGCTGTCTGTTGTGGGAAGTTCGCGTTGATTGTGGTTGACCAATTTTCCTACACAgccatttttccatttattaaAACAGTCGGTTGCACCGTCCAAGTTTTCACGCCGTTTAGAAGTCTGGTCACTTGAATATGTTCCAAGTACATGTATcaggaaaatttatatttgaacACAATTTTGTCAGATCTAGACAAAACGcttgcgaaaatatttttaccgcgTAACTTCATGTTATCGCAAATTTACCATCGCAAAAAAACCAGTTCCCAGTAAAACTTCGACAAAAAACACGTAGATAAAGTACCAATTTGCGGAATTTGCAAGTGCTAATCGTAATACCAATGTGCTAGAATGCCTGTACTCTTGTAAATTGAGAGAACAAATTTTTCCCGTCGTGCCAAAACATCCTTGTAATGACATAACGGTTGTAGGAGAAAAATCTTTGCTATCCATCAGCAGTTGTTCTCCAATTACTTTTTACCGCCCATCCGGTTGAGAATTATCTTTTTACAACTTGGACGAAGTACACTCGAAACCACATGCCGCTGGCCATAAAAACGGAGACACGTACAAcgcgattttgttttttccgaCCTTTCCTCATTCTGGGCAGAGGTCGATCGCCATATTGTTAATCTCGCATGTAAAATAGCTGCTATGACTTCCACGTACGTAGCGAAAGTATCAAAATATGTGACAGCATGCATCTCTGATGAGAATGCAGAGCGCCAGTCAAAGTCACGGGTTCGTTTTGTGTCGCGCTGTAATGGGTAAATAACCGCAgctcgaaaaaatatttactcggCGTGACTGAAAATCGTTGCATtgtttattttcgaaaatgaaggACAAGTGACTTCTACCATAAATGTATCATACCATTCGCTTCGCGTAACAGATTGAACGAAATGACAAATTAGCCCCTTATCCTAATGAAtggaatttttcgtttcacagAGCGTTTGATAATGGTGGAAGTTTTGATGGAATCCGGTGGACAAGAAGTGGTGGTGGCCGATAGCTGCGGATCGACGCCGGACACTCCGGCGGATTTTCCGTCAAAGCCAGTCGAGATGTCAGTTCCTCCAACGAAATTAACCACGCTTCAAGAGTTCTATACAGGGCAGAGTATCTTCGTCACCGGAGGCACAGGATTCCTGGGCAAACTGCTGATCGACAAACTGCTGCGAAAATGCCCTGGGATCGTTTCGATCTACCTCCTCGTTCGCGCGAAGAAGGGAAAGGATGTGCACCAAAGAGCCGAAGAAATCTTTGACGATCCGGTAAGCGCAGAATACGTATACTACTTGAGCAAATCTTCCGGGTGTTAAGAGATTGTTGAGACGGCGCAATTCTCTAGCGGAGTTTGCTAACTCGCTTGCAGCTGTTTGTCTGCTATAGCCAACTGAGTTCAAGTTTAATTATCTATGTTAAGCATCTGGGTACTCAAAGCCCTCGGTAATATTTCCGTGACAAGACTTCACAGTCTTTCACATGTGTGAACACTTCGTTCCTCCTATTATCCGTTATAACTGATTTAAAGATACAATCTCAGAGCCGAGTGATCGGCATGTGTGTGCATGCGCATGTGGTTAGTGATTGATTATCTCAATGGGTGCGCAATTAGTCAAGTTTAAAACTCGGACAGTCGATTCGCTATGCCTGTCAAGGAGTCGAAGCTACAAAGGCAGAGAGGCTAcaaaaacactttttcaattttttttttttctctcatgcAACGTCTGAAGCCAGTAGCAGGCCGAAGTACCGCACAACTTAAAATGAAACTGAATAGAAGGATATTAAGATTCATCAATCTCTTGCTCGCAACTCGCACACCTCTTCATTCCATCATGCTTGCCACGCCATAAACGCGTGTAGCATAACTCGATCTCCTAATGAGTTTAAATTTTGGTTCACCAGCTTTTTGAGCGGCTCAAGGAAGAAGTGCCCAAATTCCGTCACCAAATTGTCCCCGTAGCGGGCGACTGCAATGCTCCCGGACTCGGATTGACACCGGTTGACAGATCGACCATCACCAGAGAAGTCTCTGTTGTATTCCACGGAGCTGCCACTGTCAggtttgacgaaaaattaaaactcgCCGTCGCCATCAACGTTCAAGCACCGAAGGACATACTGGAGCTTTGCAAGGAAATGCCCAAGCTCAAGGTGATTCAGTTTTGTGAACTAACGATTGACATCCCTTCATTTCCGGGCTACCGTTCGCTAAACCTACAGATACCAATAAACGCCCCGATCAGGTTCCTAATACGACGCAATTTGATTTCAGTCCATCCTACACGTGTCGACGGCATACGCAAACTGCCCGCAGGAGCAAATAGACGAGAAATTCTACGACCCCCCGATAGAATACAAGAAGATTCTTACGTTGGTTGACTGCGTAAATGAGAAATTCCTCGACGAAATCACACCAGAGTGAGTATCATCGGTTAGACaagctttttttcttctttccttaaATGAGGACAAACTATGCGGCAACGTGTTTGCGAAGCCTACATCTGCAGTTTGCGCATGCAGTCAGACTGAAGTTGACGATGAATAATTTGGTACTCAAGGCGATTTGAATAGTACACCTACGGTCGCTCGTATAAACGATGGTGTTTGTTTCCCGTACATAGCAGTGCGAGAAGATGTTAAAGTACACATACGAGCAACACGTAGTGTAGCTATTGAAACTGGATACGTTAACGCGTCCCTGTAAACACGTACCTTTCGAGGCTTGGCTTGGTTTATGAAACCTTCCTCAACGACAAACTTCACTTCTTGCGCATGCCAAGAAAATTCTAAGGATTTTAATGTACGTATCGTTTACGCGAGTTCAACATTCCACGGTTTACCATACCAGTTTCTTTACATGTAAAACACTATAGACTCAGGATAGAATCGCGTGTATCGAATGTGTAATATGCGCAAATAAAAGACAAAGATTCGACgcaattaaagaaaaaactcAAGAATCGGATGGTTACAGGGACTCAACGACGTTGTTTCGGTTTCAACGCCGATGCTGTAGAATTTCCGCTGTCCAGCACACGGAACAGAGAACGATTATAAGATTTGCGTACTGGAATTGAAattcagattcgatttaataGTCCACTGCAGAGTCTCAAACAACACCGACGACGTACGAGTTACCACCTTGTCGCTGCCAAGAATGATTCACACAACAGCGATTTATGTCGATagtaatttttgcaaaatactACTTATAGTTCAGCACAAAACGTTTGACTCTACGAAATAGCAATGATTGCATATTGGCATTTTATCAGCTGTGAGCTTTTGTCTTTCTTGCAGATGAAGTAGCTTCGTACATATTAATGATGCTGGAAAAAATTCTAGACGCGGTCTGACATGccactatatgtatattatatgatGTCAAATTGGAATACCTGTAATCAGTTGCTTTTCATTAGTATGTTGTTTTTCACGGCGCATTGCTCGGTACCCAAATGCTTCGAAGATCTGGAGTAGAACAATATTGCGTATGCATATAAAATCGAGGTAAACAATACGTAATAAGGGAACGTTGGGGATAGATTTAAATAATTAGGCGTTATAATTTCGTTGGACAATCAATCGGTACCATCGGACAATGCAGTCTGCGCTTAACATTAAAATAATGAAGCTTCCGAGTAACACTTGCATGTGTTACACATACATCAATTAAACCTAAAATAGTATAACAAAGAACAATTCATGTGTGCTTTTGAATTCACGCTTCGtttgaataatatatataaaaggtgcaaatgcaaatatttcatagATTTACATGAATCATTCCAGTTCATTCACTCGTACGCGAggaaattattatactcgaatatattttcaagCGAATGGATATCGTTGAAGACCTTTTTAGTACGTACGAATAACAAGCCTCAACACGATCATCCGTATGACGTCAACCTATGCAATAATTCTTCGTTCAGTTTAAGGGGACACATCGGTGAAACTCTATAATTTTACGATTTGCTTGATATTGTAAACGATAATAGAACTTCACAAAATCAGTGGTTTTCATCCGGTTTCAATGAGTTACGTTCCATATGTCTCCAGAtattatgtaaaataaattttacgacaAGAAACGCAACGTACGGAGCTTGTCGAAAAACACTACTTTATGACGTCATTTCAAATAATACCTGAACACATttgaaacataattatttgaaaccaGATGTAGAacagtttgttttttaaagGTTGATCACGAGtttaaatttcaagtaaatctaTTAATCAAGTTTCACTGGTGTGTCCCCTTATAACGACCCAAGTCCTCATGACGCAACAATACCAACAAGCTATTGTCTCGCGAATattgaatatcaaattttcattttttctgacCTGGTGACGACCTTAGATTAAGTATATGCTTGATTTGCAAAGAGGCGTCAACAGAACTTAGTGAAATTTAATTGTCTTGCGTAACTGGTGAGTCGCATATCTTGCCGTTCACATTATATTTCCAATGAAAAACAGCCTGTCAGCTCACATTCCCTTCCCTACGTTTCAGATTGCTGGGGAAATGGCCTAACACATATGCATACACAAAAGCGATTGCTGAGCACGTTATCAGGGAAGAGGCTGGAGATTTGCCCGTTGGAATGTTCCGCCCAGCAATTGGTAAGTGTAGCGACACGGCGATCAACTGCGCTACAAACAATTAAAAAGCATAACGCGTGAAACGCAAACAAATGCATCGTTCCGCGTTAAGTGCAAGTGAAAATTCGAGGTTCTTTGCTAGATATAAACTGCGGTAACGGCGGAGCAAGATATGCAGTGATATGATTACTTCTTGTTATACACTTTTCACGCGCCGTTGAAACTGCATAATAAATGCATGGCTGTAACTGCGGTTGCTGTCGCCAGGTTATCTTACGGGGACCGAACGCCTCATTCTTCACACACGTCGAATCCTCCAAAAAATGGTCCCACGAGTAACACAAGCTACGTGTGATCGATCTATGCATAACTAGAGTCACAAAGGAACATTCTACAGGATTCAGTCTTGCACGCGGTTACTACACAGAGCTTcactatttatattttttaccgtaACCGACAAATATTATAGCTAATgggtacgaaatgaaaatgacaCAGTTTTATATCTTTAACCATGTAATATAGTATGTGGTCTTTTAATTATCATCACTAGTACTGCATTTTCTTGACTATTAAGGTAATTTGATGTAACCAGGAAATTTGGTATCGACAACTATGATTACACTGAGTAGGTAACTACTTCTACCATATTCTCACGTAATTCCGATAACATGCCAACCGTAATTGTAACGGTTCccattttattataatttgctAGTAACTATGTAacaaataacatttttctcagtgtatttttcttctttttctagaATAAGTTAAGCCTTTGTTATACCGTCGCTTTAGTTTTCGAGGATTATCGTATTCCGTCTCTATCTAAAGCCACGCACAGAGCGTAACTGCAGAGCGATCTCTTGTGATTTGAATTATGTAtggatcgaatttcgagtagGATCGAATACGTAGGAAGAATAGCTTCTGATTTACAATAAGTAGGGCGAAACGTCTCGCTTGCTTTGAAATCTACATTTCACAACGGTAAAAACCAGTCGGACtgattaaattaattcaaattattcactAAATAAAATTACCGATTGCCAACGAAACTTCGGACGTTGATCTTTGTATCCGTTTGTTGATTCACggttgatgaattttttaattgaacaACTTTGACTGTGTCATTTGTGAAACAGGCCTGAAATAACTTGAAATTCTGGTTTGCGGAGTGGTCGTCAAAGCTTTATTTACAATCGAAAACTGGTCAGATCTGGAATTGTTTGATTCAAGCAACTGCAGCGTAGGATATTGATTCGAGTATTATGATTTACAGTGATTTCCACATATCAAGAACCGATCAGGGGATGGATAGACAACATGTACGGTCCAACCGGGGTGGCAGCTGGAGCTGGAACAGGTTTGCTTCGATCTCTGCACTGTAACGGATCTATCCAGGCGAATGTAGTGCCCGGCGATATGACTGTTAACGCGATGATAGCCGCTGCCTGGGACGTGGCCGAAATGAAAAGGTAAATTATGCCTAAAAAATTATGGGACCTCAAATGAATTCTCGAGCGAACTGCAAATTTTCGCAATACCCACGCGAAACATCGTATGAAAACGAACTATTCGTCCGGCTCCCCAGAGACTCGAATTTCATCTCATCGTTCTAGCGTGTCCCgtgcaaatatttgaatatttttcgtagcTTTTGGCGAAGGTCGAATCACTAAACAAAATTTCCTAGTAATTTGTCAACAAGCGATGTACCGTCCAAGGACTGAGTCAAAAAACTGCTGCGAATTATATTTGAACGAGTTTGGCAGTTAAATCTTAAACGagaatcgatttttaataatcatCACCCCAAGTAACACTCGTGTATTTCGTTTTTGATAAATGCAAACGAAATGGACATTTAAACATTCCGCCTCTCAGCACAGAAGTGAGTCGtcttttcataaatatttagTAGCAgcaatatattatatcatCTGAAACTCCTCTTCCACGCTAGTAAAATATTCTAATAACAATCTCTTCTATCAcgcagaaaaaataaaaacggctCGGAAATCCCCATCTATAATTACTGCAGCCGGGACAACCCCATCACCTGGGACGATTTGAAGGAAATGTCTGAAAAGTATGGGATCGCATTTCCCTCTATAAAAGCGATGTGGTACTACAGCTTCCGAAATACGAAGAGCAAAGTCTTTCACCTCTTTCTAGTCTACGTACTTCACCTTTTACCAGCCCTTGTGATCGACACGGCGACGATATGCGTTGGAAAGGAGCCACGGTAAGGCATCATGGTTATTAAAGTGACCAATGAGATACAGATATGTCGCTCCTAATGAGCCAATAATTATTCGCGATGTTTTTTTCGACACGATAGAGTACAAAGGTAGGAGACGTTCGTCGCTAAATGCAAAAGAACAAAATGCTATATTTAAATGCTGGTAAAATTATTCACGACAACagcataattttcaaatttagaaGCCGCAGTACTTCGAGTTTTAAAAGAGTCAAAAAAGTATTATTTGCTTTTGAAATATGCTAATATTTTTCGTATGCAATATATCGTTGCTTCGAAAAACACGGGGACTTTGATAAATGCGCGGAGTTCGTGTATGTGATGTTAGTATAAGGCAGTAGTGTACCTACACGGAATACCATTTACAAAAAGTCAAAGCATCCTTAAGCGTGGACACGTACCTGACATTATAATCGCTGACGTAATATCAACAGGTGAAATAACGACGAGATATTAGTCAAACGTACGGCAATCTGGAATAGTTAAACTTCATATCAAGGGGTGGGGTATAAAAACGCGAAAGACCAAAAAGTCGACGAGACGAAATCCCGAAAGTCAAATTACCGGCAGTTAAAAATGGACAATGGCCGTAAATACGGAAAGTTGTCTTgtagaaaaatcaaagttgagaacacaaaaatgtatgaataaatttaccgGAGTTCTTTCTACGAGAATGAACAAGATTACGAAGTGCAAtatattgaatttcgaaaacaccgaatagtgaaaaagtcgacttttcaaatatcagactcgtgtttttttttttttttttgatgtcCTTTTGACATTCTGGTCCTTCTGCATTTTACGAATGGAAATTTTGCTCCTGCCGAACACTGATTtttgacaaataatttttttggttttttggctgttcGAAGTATTAACCGCTCCCAATATTtaatttcggaactttcatTTCTCTATATCTTCAGATTTTGAGCTTTGTTCACTCAGAATGCAAACTATTCTGAAAATACTCTTTCGGATAAAAGAACCTCCGGTTAAATTAACTTTCGGCAAAACAGTTATTCTACCGGGTGATTTATCGATAAGCTCAGTTTCGAGATCGCACACACGAAAGGTCTCAAATCCTGGAAAactttatgaatatttttctgggTCGGTGTATACAATGTGCATCAGATTAACACCGTCGAAAACTAATTCAAGGTTGAATAGCAGGCGGCTGGTTCTGTCATTCTTGCATGTATAAGCTTTAGCTAATCAGTATATCCGTATTACATTTTTCGAGCAATTTCAATTACGGTTTCCCCGGCGAAATGATACACTCTACATACAAAGTAGACGAAGTTTTGTACCCTTTTAAGACTTACGGTATGCCTGTATCATTGGACTGAACCAATCAACGATCACGTTACAGATTACTCAAGATTTACaagaaaattcacaaattCATGACGGTACTAAACTACTTTACTACCCACGAATGGAAATTCTCAACCGAGATGGTTAACAAGCTGCACGGCAAGCTTGAACCAGAAGATAGAAAGATCTTCTTCTTTGACATTAAGAGTATCGTTTGGGATACGTATTTCCAAACGTACATGAAAGGCATCCGGATATACCTGATCAAGGACCCCCTCGACACTCTCCGACAAGCAAGAATCAGATGGCAAAAGTAAGTACTCAATTCCCTGTTTCTCTCGTCGCATAATAATCGCATCAGTTTAATCAACAAGATGTCCTTTTTAATATAACTCGTCTTCCATTTTAGATTGTATTGGATTCATCAAGGTTTCAAGCTGTTACTTGCCTATGTGTTTCTAAGAGTGTCGTGGCTTACAGTGTCTACGGTTCTTTCCGTTGTTGCTtagtggaaaattgaaataaattaggTAACGTTACATAAGAACCGTACAAGTCGAAGACATTGTGGCGTGTTACATCGGTGTCTTTGATGATTACCATTTAGCCGTATCCATGTCATTGGGTACAGGACCATGTATAAAACTGTAAAGAATTATAGcttttttgtaattaaaaattcttgtAATCGAATTAATCGTAAGGTTGTAGAGATAAGCTTTTGTCCGCTTCGATTATCATGCAAGCGATTGTGTACACctgttatttatattcaataaatgtattttataaacaagTCAATATAAACGGAGTTATCTCACACTAATAATTTAtggtgaatttcaaaaatgaagaacTACGGGTCGATTCAACCC includes:
- the LOC124181709 gene encoding fatty acyl-CoA reductase wat-like → MVEVLMESGGQEVVVADSCGSTPDTPADFPSKPVEMSVPPTKLTTLQEFYTGQSIFVTGGTGFLGKLLIDKLLRKCPGIVSIYLLVRAKKGKDVHQRAEEIFDDPLFERLKEEVPKFRHQIVPVAGDCNAPGLGLTPVDRSTITREVSVVFHGAATVRFDEKLKLAVAINVQAPKDILELCKEMPKLKSILHVSTAYANCPQEQIDEKFYDPPIEYKKILTLVDCVNEKFLDEITPELLGKWPNTYAYTKAIAEHVIREEAGDLPVGMFRPAIVISTYQEPIRGWIDNMYGPTGVAAGAGTGLLRSLHCNGSIQANVVPGDMTVNAMIAAAWDVAEMKRKNKNGSEIPIYNYCSRDNPITWDDLKEMSEKYGIAFPSIKAMWYYSFRNTKSKVFHLFLVYVLHLLPALVIDTATICVGKEPRLLKIYKKIHKFMTVLNYFTTHEWKFSTEMVNKLHGKLEPEDRKIFFFDIKSIVWDTYFQTYMKGIRIYLIKDPLDTLRQARIRWQKLYWIHQGFKLLLAYVFLRVSWLTVSTVLSVVA